A genomic region of Caenorhabditis elegans chromosome V contains the following coding sequences:
- the cyp-33C4 gene encoding CYtochrome P450 family (Confirmed by transcript evidence) — protein sequence MIILLVFTAFLAFLFHELYWKRRNLPPGPIPLPFMGNILTMLLNKPGYECFRNCTKKYGDVYTFWMGKTPFVMISSYDLLKDTFVRDGDTYKDKYPQPLNQKIRGGNYGIVESNGHLWSTHRRFALTTLRDFGLGKDLMQEKILIEVEDIFKKFDAQLGLEQDVSVVMNNAIANVINQNIFGYRFEGDKEEDFKKLRELMEYQETAFATFKVYVEAFIPKVGALLPGRSLNELLEEWRDNFYTFFDTQIENHRKKIDFDSQESLDYAEAYLKEQRKQEALGEFELFSNKQLSNTCLDLWLAGLSTTNTTVNWTICYVLNHPDVLQKMNEEFDQVVGSDRLVTMGDKNNLPYFNAVLNESQRCANIVPINLFHATTKDTVINGYPVKKGTGVIAQISTVMLDEKIFPDPYKFNPDRFIDENGKPIKIEQLIPFSIGKRQCPGEGLARMEMFLFLANFFNRYKISPSSKGFPNLDKKDNVGVFPKDLHAILNKRN from the exons ATGATCATTTTACTGGTTTTCACAGCTTTTCTAGCGTTTCTGTTCCATGAGTTGTACTGGAAGCGAAGAAATTTGCCGCCCGGACCGATTCCGCTCCCGTTTATGGGAAATATCCTAACAATGCTGTTGAACAAGCCGGGATATGAGTGCTTCAGGAACTGCACCAAAAAGTATGGAGATGTGTACACTTTCTGGATGG GAAAGACCCCATTCGTGATGATCAGCTCCTACGACTTGTTAAAAGACACCTTTGTCCGGGATGGTGACACTTACAAGGACAAGTACCCCCAGCCtctcaatcaaaaaattcgtgGTGGAAATTATGGAATCGTCGAGTCAAATGGACATTTATGGAGCACCCATCGCAGATTCGCCCTCACCACTTTACGAGACTTTGGGCTCGGGAAAGATCTGATGCAGGAAAAGATTCTTATAGAAGTTGAAgacattttcaagaagtttgaTGCTCAGCTAGGCCTGGAGCAAGATGTCTCAGTAGTTATGAATAATGCCATTGCAAATGTAATCAATCAGAACATTTTCGGTTATCGATTTGAAGGTGATAAGGAGGAAGATTTTAAGAAGCTAAGAGAGCTCATGGAGTACCAAGAGACTGCGTTTGCCACTTTTAAGGTCTATGTTGAAGCTTTTATACCAAAAGTTGGAGCACTGCTTCCAGGAAGATCATTGAACGAGCT ATTAGAAGAATGGAGGGATAATTTCTACACATTTTTCGATACTCAAATCGAAAACCACcgcaaaaaaatcgacttcGACTCCCAGGAATCCCTGGATTACGCAGAAGCCTATCTGAAAGAGCAGAGAAAACAAGAAGCTTTAGGAGAATTCGAGCTGTTCTCCAACAAGCAACTCTCAAATACTTGCCTGGACCTTTGGCTTGCAGGACTTTCCACAACTAATACTACAGTTAACTGGACAATATGCTATGTTTTGAATCATCCTGATGTTCTTCAAAAGATGAATGAAGAGTTTGACCAGGTGGTTGGTAGTGATAGGCTGGTGACAATGGGTGATAAGAATAATCTACCTTATTTCAATGCCGTGCTCAATGAGTCTCAAAGATGTGCCAATATCGTGCCAATTAATTTGTTCCATGCAACTACAAAGGATACTGTAATTAATGGATATCCAGTTAAAAAGGGAACTGGAGTCATCGCCCAGATTAGTACAGTTATGCTAGATGAGAAA ATCTTCCCAGACCCCTATAAATTCAACCCTGATAGATTCATAGACGAGAATGGAAAACCTATCAAGATCGAGCAGCTCATCCCATTCTCAATCGGAAAGCGGCAATGCCCGGGAGAAGGGCTTGCGCGGATGGAGATGTTCCtctttttggcgaattttttcaatagataCAAG atctcaCCGTCTTCTAAAGGTTTTCCAAATCTGGACAAGAAGGATAACGTTGGTGTTTTTCCAAAAGACCTGCATGCCATTTTAAACAAgagaaattga